The Kribbella sp. NBC_00662 nucleotide sequence CATCACACAGCGAGGAGGCGCCGGCGAGCGCGGCGCGCGGACCTTCGGCGTACGGCGGTTGCGGGCGGCGATGCGCTTCGACGACGGCTCGCGGCGAGCGGAACCCGCGGGCGAGCACGGCCCAGCCCGCCTCGGCCCAGCCCAGGCGGCCGACGTACGCGACCTCGTCGCCCGGTCGGGCGCCTGACCGCAATACCGGCTGGCGGCCGTCCAGTGAGCCGAACGCGGTGACCGACACGACTACCTTGTCGGACTGGACCGTGTCACCGCCGACGATGCTCGCCTCGACCAGCTCGCACTCGTCGACGATGCCCTGGTTGAGCTCCAGCGCCCAGGCGGTCGGCAGGTCGGCGGGGCCGCCGAAGCCGACCACGAGCGCAGTCGGCCGGGCACCCATGGCCACCACGTCGGCCAGGTTCTGCGCGGCGGCCTTGCGGCCCACGTCGTACGCGGACGACCAGTCCTGGCGGAAGTGGCGTCCCTCCACCAGCAGGTCGGTGGTGATCACCATGCGGCCGTCCGGCACCGCCATCACAGCCGCGTCGTCACCCGGACCTACCAGGACGTCCTCACCTGTGGACAGCCCTTTGGTGACGGCCGCGATCAGGCCGAACTCACCCGTGCTCCCCAACGTCTCTGTCACGTCAGCAGACCTCCCATATCGCTGACCGGAGTCTAGGCGGTACCGTGACCGGGCAACTATGAGTACGCCCGGCAGTCTCGCAGTACCGCTGCATCACCGTCGCAGCAGTGCTCGCGGTCGGCCCGGAGCCAGCTGAGGACGACTGAGTGGAGAACGACGTGGTGGTCCAGGCCTACATCCTGATCCAGACCGAGGTCGGCCGCGCGGCCGACGTCGCCGCGCAGATCGCCGAGGTCCAGGGCGTCACCCTGGCCGAGGACGTCACCGGTCCGTACGACGTGATCGTCCGCGCGGAAGCCCGCAACGTCGACGAACTGGGCAAGCTGGTGGTTGCCCGGGTCCAGAACGTTCCCGGCATCACGCGTACGCTGACCTGTCCCGTCGTCCACATCTGAACCGTCCACACGAGGACCCGCCTGTTTTCGGTATGCCCAAATTCATCCTCGCCGCGCTCGGCGTGATCGTGCTCGCCGGGTGCAGCCCGGGGCCGACGCCGATCCCGGTGCCCTCCCCCGCGCCCGAGGTCGCCGCCGCCTGCACGCAACTCATCCAGGCGATGCCCGCCAAGGTCCTCGACCAGAAGAAGCGGAAGACCTCGCCGGAGAGCTCGCTGACCACGGCGTACGGCGACCCGCCGATCGAGGTCACCTGCGGCGTCGCGCCCCCGGCAGGCATGGCCGAGGCGCAGTCCCAGTGCTTCCAGGTGAACGGCGTCGGCTGGTTCGCCAAACAGGTCCAGAACGGCTACATCTTCACCACCATCGGCCGCGAGCTCTACCTCGAGATGGCCGTCCCCTCGAAATACTCCCCCGAAGCCAACGCCCTCACCGACGTCTCCGACGCTATCCACAACCACGACAAACTCGTCACGCCCTGTACCTGACGAGTGCATACTCCCTGGCGAGATCGAAATTCGTCTGCTGGTGGTGTCCGGTTGGGGGCCGCGGGGGCGACGTCTCGGGTGGAGGCGCCTGCGGTGGGCGTCCGGACGATGGGAGACAGCTGTGAAGTACATGATCCTGACGTATGCGTCGCAGCAGGACTATGACGGAATGGCCGGGAAGGACACCGGGAAGCCGGCGTGGACGCCGGAGGACTTCGCGGCGATGGGTGCGTTCATGGAGAAGTTCAACAACGACTTGGCCGAGTCGGGTGAGCTGGTCGAGACGCGGGCGCTGGCGGCGCCGGTGCTGACGCGGCGGTTCGGGTCGAAGGACGGGCAGTCGGTGGTGACGGACGGGCCGTACGCGGAGACCCAGGAGGTGCTCGCGGGGTACTGGATCGTCGAGTGCGAGTCGTTCGATCGGGCGACCGAGATCGCGTCCCGGCTCGCGGATACGCCGGCGCCTGAGTTCCTGCGCGCGACGGCGTATGCCGATATCCGGCCGATCGTCGAGGGCAGGGACGAGATGGTGGAGTGATTGGGGCTCTCGGGGATGCGGTGAGGTGACCGATATGGCCGTCGCGCTCGAGGTTCAGGTGGGGTGAACGGGATGACCGCTGCGCTTGGGGAGTTGCTGCGGGAGCTGACGCCGCAGGTGTTGGGAGCGTTGGTGCGGCGGTACGGGCACTTCGACACGGCTGAGGACGCGGTGCAGGAGGCGCTGCTGGCGGCGGCGGAGCAGTGGCCGGTCGATGGCGTGCCGGACAGTCCGCGCGGGTGGTTGATCACCGTGGCTTCTCGTCGGCTGATGGATCTGCTCCGGCGGGAGCAGGCCCGTCAGCGGCGGGAGGATCGGGTCGCGCAGTGGGCGCCGCAGGGTGAGCCGGTCGCGGGTGCGGACGACACGTTGGTGCTGCTGTTCCTGTGCTGTCATCCGTCGCTGTCGGCGGCGTCACAGATCGCGTTGACGCTGCGGGCTGTGGGTGGTCTGACGACGACGGAGATCGCGCGGGCGTTCCTGGTGCCGGAGGCAACCATGACGCGGCGGATCACCCGGGCGAAGGCGAGCATCAAGGACAGCGGCGCGCGGTTCACGATGCCGGTCGATCGCGAGGAGCGGTTGGGCGCGGTGTTGAAGGTTGTGTATCTGATCTTCAACGAGGGCTATGCGAGTACGACGGGTTCGAGCCTGCAGCGGGTGGAGCTGGCGGCCGAGGGGATCCGGTTGGCGCGGATGTT carries:
- a CDS encoding thiamine-phosphate kinase — protein: MTETLGSTGEFGLIAAVTKGLSTGEDVLVGPGDDAAVMAVPDGRMVITTDLLVEGRHFRQDWSSAYDVGRKAAAQNLADVVAMGARPTALVVGFGGPADLPTAWALELNQGIVDECELVEASIVGGDTVQSDKVVVSVTAFGSLDGRQPVLRSGARPGDEVAYVGRLGWAEAGWAVLARGFRSPRAVVEAHRRPQPPYAEGPRAALAGASSLCDVSDGLLADLGHIAEASQVIIDVHTKALTVPEPLQAVAAATGVDALKFVLTGGEDHALVGTFEPADVPEGWTVIGSVAEGNEERPAGTVTVDGAPYADETGHAHFRS
- a CDS encoding Lrp/AsnC family transcriptional regulator: MVQAYILIQTEVGRAADVAAQIAEVQGVTLAEDVTGPYDVIVRAEARNVDELGKLVVARVQNVPGITRTLTCPVVHI
- a CDS encoding DUF3515 domain-containing protein, yielding MPKFILAALGVIVLAGCSPGPTPIPVPSPAPEVAAACTQLIQAMPAKVLDQKKRKTSPESSLTTAYGDPPIEVTCGVAPPAGMAEAQSQCFQVNGVGWFAKQVQNGYIFTTIGRELYLEMAVPSKYSPEANALTDVSDAIHNHDKLVTPCT
- a CDS encoding YciI family protein, producing MILTYASQQDYDGMAGKDTGKPAWTPEDFAAMGAFMEKFNNDLAESGELVETRALAAPVLTRRFGSKDGQSVVTDGPYAETQEVLAGYWIVECESFDRATEIASRLADTPAPEFLRATAYADIRPIVEGRDEMVE
- a CDS encoding RNA polymerase sigma factor; translation: MTAALGELLRELTPQVLGALVRRYGHFDTAEDAVQEALLAAAEQWPVDGVPDSPRGWLITVASRRLMDLLRREQARQRREDRVAQWAPQGEPVAGADDTLVLLFLCCHPSLSAASQIALTLRAVGGLTTTEIARAFLVPEATMTRRITRAKASIKDSGARFTMPVDREERLGAVLKVVYLIFNEGYASTTGSSLQRVELAAEGIRLARMLHRLLPDDTEVAGLLALMLLTDARRPARTGALGELVPMAEQDRSLWIPELIREGVELITATLPRGPVGPYQLQAAIAAVHDESPSAEETDWPQIVALYEVLLQLTDNPMVALNHVVAVAMARGPDEGLALLGTIENDDHLAKDHRLAAVRAHLLEMSGDAAGARVAYEEAAGRATSLPQQRYLRARASRL